One Nocardiopsis gilva YIM 90087 genomic window, TGGACGGGGTCCACGCGGCGGTAGGGCGCGCCCGGCGCCGGGCGGGGGTCGGTCTCTCCCTTGTTCGGCCAGAACGACATCGCCCGCTCGGCCTGCGCGGTGATGGTCAGGGAGGGGTTGACCCCGAGGTTGGCGGTGACCGCGGACCCGTCGACCACGTGCACACCGGGGTGTCCGAACAGCCGGTGGTAGGGGTCCACCACACCCTCGTCGGCGGTCGCGCCGATCGGGCAGCCGCCCAGGAAGTGCGCAGTCAAAGGGATGTTGAACACCTCGCCCAACGAGCTGCCGGGGAACCCGTCGATGCGTTCGGCGAGCCGGTTCATCACGTCCTGGCCCTCCGGGATCCAGGTCGGGTTCGGCTCGCCGTGGCCCTGCCGTGAGGTCAGCACCCGGCGGCCGAGCAGTCCGCGCTTGGTGTAGGTGGTCAGCGAGTTGTCCAGGGACTGCATGATCAGCCCGATGATGCTGCGCTCGGAGAACCGGCGCACCGACAGGCTGCGGGCGAAGACGTAGGGGTGCCGCGCCGCCTGGAGGAGGAACTTCATCCAGCGGGTGGCGCGCCCGCCGCCGGGGACCTGGATGGTGGCGAGCATCCCCATGGCGTTGGAGCCCTTGCCGTAGCGCACCGGCTCCACGTGGGTGCGCCCGTCGGGGTGGATGGAGGACGTGATGGCCACGCCGCGGCTGAAGTCCTCGGGCGGGTCGAGGCTGCGGGTCATCGCCCCGTTGATGGCCTCGGAGTTGGTGCGGGTCAGCGTGCCGAGCCGGTCGGAGATCCGGGGGAGCATCCGCTGGTCGCGCATGGCGTGCAGGAGGCGCTGCGTGCCATAGGTTCCGGCGGCGACGACGACCTGGCGCGCGGTGAGCGTGCGCGCGTTCTGTCGCGTGCGCGGCGCCCCCGTCACCAGGGTGTCGA contains:
- a CDS encoding GMC oxidoreductase — encoded protein: MPTARNRSQTHTSETEAGFDYDVLVIGSGFGGSVSALRLSEKGYRVAVLEAGRRYTTETLPKNSWDLKNFLWAPALGMFGIQRIHLLRDVMILAGAGVGGGSLNYANTLYEPLDDFFADPQWRDITDWRSELAPYYDQAKRMLGVRTNPTMTPHDVHLKQVAEDMGVGHTFQLAPVGVHFGDGRDGSAEAAAEPGSVVADPYFGGAGPKRRACIECGECMTGCRHGAKNMLTENYLYFAERKGAVIHAMTTVERLRERPAERGGGYAVDTLVTGAPRTRQNARTLTARQVVVAAGTYGTQRLLHAMRDQRMLPRISDRLGTLTRTNSEAINGAMTRSLDPPEDFSRGVAITSSIHPDGRTHVEPVRYGKGSNAMGMLATIQVPGGGRATRWMKFLLQAARHPYVFARSLSVRRFSERSIIGLIMQSLDNSLTTYTKRGLLGRRVLTSRQGHGEPNPTWIPEGQDVMNRLAERIDGFPGSSLGEVFNIPLTAHFLGGCPIGATADEGVVDPYHRLFGHPGVHVVDGSAVTANLGVNPSLTITAQAERAMSFWPNKGETDPRPAPGAPYRRVDPVHPADPAVPAGAFAELRFGRSLPLEVVDSAADSTD